A single Phoenix dactylifera cultivar Barhee BC4 chromosome 1, palm_55x_up_171113_PBpolish2nd_filt_p, whole genome shotgun sequence DNA region contains:
- the LOC103702741 gene encoding FHA domain-containing protein PS1-like, whose translation MVAEKRERPQEKEIKIPVFSVLKKGSILKHIFLNGPEPGIGKDGDVPNQEEEPILIGRHPDCHIVLDHPSISRFHLEVRIDPAKQKLSVIDRSSVHGTWVSGTRIQHHVPVDLVDGDMLRLGASTRVYRFQWVPLSRASEMEKPMEPLLEEREETYQEEIPMTLNANSDDMLSSKLHSVSDSTNPSSLDEFSSLPLQMESPSPVTKEFDEEESLSFSFVAPVVESASFSSATNGENGKLYDFSAVGVPSEGEKLSLLGLEKQAMSSSLLSRRSKSISLLHIPNGRSKERTGSTSSAKDMEEEIQKEDIEEQGERESSLRKVLFADIDEKEIGEAFDSEKENSLPKISADQKSKKIRKLQNSPPNVVIHLNTQEEVFNSDKENWTPEVFKEFELKRFVSASSVENKEQDTCALDEEYMTVGNSFDQKKEHTSFEGSPSVAISALNLEEDMFQSAREMRAPESSKVQRRKEQSFENRVENETEDTSASDKDNVRPQLSFDRVLRKNQRDLLGSSSIDISSLNMEENQFQYDRVNWTPEVSGDLKLEEPDSENHARNKRDGDTLALDKENSTAEFYSDQKSKSNQDKQQPFTAASNAEVVFHSDKENQTPEVPRAQKTKKPIFENCETKAGGENLFLSDKENLTPDVSSAQRFIKPISESLVKVEREIMRKRVERVPLQLIFDKNCLTNGQRMVEKCSNTSVNSISANHHPVNNTERMENKSNGTLSQLMGQILSKVEEKKKWNMVVDTSCFLNEELNRSLRLLEGLKGTHLIIPMMVIRELDCMKRHERWFRKETKASSALKWIAECMLKSSWWIHIQRSSEMTPVASTCPPSPHSLLGEGNNDFGAVPSGLMAFSTCGSLIEIVSPTAEDHMLDTALRFKRIKSDGQLVLLSNNITLKIKAMAEGLLCETPKEFRDSLVNPHSKRFLWKESSPRGSTWSRSDQMAHTENYYHQMPNIRKAADGATGLKLILLHDSHYAQTNLVK comes from the exons ATGGTagcagaaaagagagagagaccgCAGGAGAAAGAGATCAAGATACCTGTCTTCTCTGttctaaagaagggcagcattCTGAAGCACATCTTCCTCAATGGCCCCGAGCCGGGAATCGGAAAAGACGGCGATGTCCCGAACCAAGAAGAGGAGCCGATACTCATCGGCCGGCACCCCGATTGCCACATCGTGCTCGATCACCCCAGCATCAGCCGGTTCCACCTAGAGGTCCGCATAGATCCTGCAAAGCAGAAGCTCTCTGTGATCGATCGATCTTCCG TTCATGGGACCTGGGTATCGGGTACCAGGATCCAACACCATGTTCCTGTCGATCTTGTCGATGGGGACATGCTGCGGCTTGGCGCGTCGACAAGGGTGTACAGATTTCAGTGGGTTCCTCTGAGTCGTGCTTCGGAGATGGAGAAACCCATGGAGCCTTTGctggaagagagagaagaaacctATCAG GAGGAAATTCCAATGACCTTGAATGCTAATTCAGATGATATGTTGTCTTCGAAGCTCCATTCAGTGTCGGATTCCACAAACCCCTCATCTCTTGATGAGTTCTCTTCTTTACCATTGCAAATGGAAAGCCCAAGCCCAGTGACAAAAGAATTTGATGAGGAGGAGAGCTTGAGCTTCTCTTTTGTTGCTCCAGTGGTGGAATCTGCAAGTTTTTCATCAGCCACAAATGGAGAAAATGGAAAACTATATGACTTCTCTGCTGTTGGGGTACCGTCTGAAGGAGAAAAACTAAGCCTACTCGGGTTGGAGAAGCAGGCTATGTCATCAAGCCTCTTGTCTAGAAGAAGCAAATCCATTAGCCTTCTTCACATTCCCAATGGAAGGTCTAAAGAAAGAACAGGAAGCACGAGCTCTGCTAAGGATATGGAAGAAGAGATCCAGAAAGAGGACATTGAAGAACAGGGTGAGAGAGAAAGTTCGCTGAGAAAGGTTCTTTTTGCCGATATTGATGAGAAAGAAATAGGAGAGGCATTTGATTCAGAGAAGGAGAATTCATTGCCAAAAATATCAGCTGATCAGAAGTCAAAGAAGATCCGGAAGCTGCAGAATTCACCTCCCAATGTCGTCATTCATTTGAATACTCAAGAAGAAGTGTTCAATTCGGATAAAGAGAATTGGACGCCCGAAGTTTTCAAAGAGTTTGAATTGAAGAGGTTCGTCTCTGCGAGTTCTGTGGAGAACAAAGAACAAGATACATGTGCTTTAGATGAAGAGTATATGACTGTTGGAAACTCTTTCGATCAGAAGAAAGAGCACACAAGCTTTGAGGGCTCACCTTCAGTTGCCATCTCAGCCTTGAATCTGGAGGAAGACATGTTTCAATCTGCTAGAGAAATGAGGGCACCTGAATCTTCTAAAGTGcagagaagaaaagaacaaagtttTGAGAATCGTGTGGAAAATGAGACAGAAGATACATCAGCTTCGGACAAGGATAATGTGAGACCTCAGCTTTCATTTGATCGAGTGCTTAGGAAGAACCAGAGAGACCTGCTGGGATCTTCTTCAATTGACATCTCATCCTTGAATATGGAGGAAAACCAGTTTCAGTATGATAGAGTGAATTGGACCCCAGAAGTTTCAGGAGATTTGAAACTAGAGGAACCGGACTCAGAGAATCATGCAAGAAACAAAAGAGATGGAGACACACTTGCTTTAGATAAAGAAAATTCGACTGCAGAATTCTATTCTGATCAGAAGTCTAAGAGCAACCAAGATAAGCAACAACCATTTACCGCAGCTTCAAATGCTGAAGTAGTGTTTCATTCAGATAAAGAGAATCAGACACCTGAAGTTCCCAGAGCGCAAAAAACTAAGAAGCCTATCTTTGAGAATTGTGAGACAAAGGCAGGAGGAGAGAACTTATTTCTATCAGACAAGGAGAATCTGACCCCTGATGTTTCAAGTGCTCAAAGATTCATAAAACCCATCTCTGAAAGCCTCGTTAAAGTTGAAAGAGAAATTATGAGGAAAAGAGTGGAAAGGGTCCCATTGCAGCTTATCTTCGATAAGAACTGTCTCACTAATGGCCAAAGGATGGTAGAGAAATGCAGCAACACTTCTGTCAACTCAATTTCAGCAAATCATCATCCTGTCAACAATACTGAGAGGATGGAAAATAAAAGCAATGGTACTCTG AGCCAACTGATGGGCCAAATACTTAGTAAggtggaagaaaaaaagaaatggaaCATGGTGGTTGATACAAGTTGCTTCCTTAATGAAGAGTTAAATAGATCGCTGCGGCTATTAGAAGGCCTTAAAGGGACTCACCTCATCATACCAATGATGG TAATAAGGGAACTGGACTGTATGAAACGCCATGAACGCTGGTTTCGAAAGGAAACAAAAGCTTCTTCAGCATTAAAATGGATAGCGGAGTGCATGCTTAAGTCAAGTTGGTGGATTCATATCCAGAGATCATCAGAAATGACACCAGTGGCATCAACATGCCCTCCTTCTCCTCATTCACTATTAGGCGAAGGAAATAATGATTTTGGGGCTGTTCCCTCAGGTTTGATGGCATTCTCCACCTGTGGAAGTCTGATTGAGATTGTCTCCCCAACAGCAGAAGATCACATGCTTGACACTGCCCTCCGTTTCAAGAGAATAAAAAGTGATGGACAACTTGTCCTTCTTTCAAACAACATCACCTTAAAAATTAAAGCCATGGCAGAG GGACTGCTATGCGAGACACCAAAGGAATTCCGTGATAGTCTTGTCAACCCACATTCAAAGAGGTTTTTGTGGAAGGAAAGCAGTCCAAGAGGATCCACTTGGTCTAGATCAGATCAGATGGCCCACACTGAGAATTATTACCACCAAATGCCAAACATAAGAAAGGCAGCTGATGGTGCAACAGGATTGAAGCTTATACTGCTCCACGATTCTCATTATGCACAGACCAACTTGGTCAAGTAA